A genomic region of Lates calcarifer isolate ASB-BC8 linkage group LG9, TLL_Latcal_v3, whole genome shotgun sequence contains the following coding sequences:
- the megf10 gene encoding multiple epidermal growth factor-like domains protein 10: MAVFLRCQRTVVLAVAFCFLPCITSSLNLEDPNVCSHWESYSVTVQESYAHPFDQIYYTSCTDILNWFKCTRHRVSYRTAYRRGEKTMYRRKSQCCPGFYENEEICAPHCAESCVHGRCMAPNTCQCEPGWGGSNCSSACDSNHWGPHCSNRCQCQNGALCNPITGACICTPGYRGWRCEAQCEVGTYGNGCQQKCQCQNGAACHHVTGECKCSPGYTGAFCEDLCPPGKHGQQCEERCPCQNGGVCHHVTGECSCPAGWMGTVCGQPCPEGRFGQNCSQECQCHNNGFCVLSNGQCLCTPGYTGERCQDECPVGTYGAGCAKMCRCKNYSKCYHTNGMCLCEPGYTGEICDVRLCPEAHYGLQCDKKCPCHAQNTLSCHPMSGECTCKPGWSGLYCNETCTPGFYGESCQQVCQCQNGADCHSVTGKCICAPGFTGHNCSVPCPAGTYGVNCSTSCKCKNRAQCSPVDGSCSCQPGWHGVDCSINCPSGTWGLSCNLTCMCGNGGSCNALDGHCTCAPGWRGAKCELHCQDGTYGLDCKERCDCSHADGCHHSTGHCRCLAGWTGIHCDSVCAEGHWGPNCSLPCNCKNGASCSPDEGTCECAPGYRGTTCQRICSPGYFGHRCSQTCPQCVHSNGPCHHITGQCDCLPGFRGALCNEVCPSSRFGKNCVWSCSCTNNGTCNPIDGSCQCYPGWIGSDCSQPCPPGQWGPNCIHTCNCHNGAYCSAYDGECKCTPGWTGLYCTQRCPLGFYGKDCSQTCQCRNGADCDHISGQCTCRTGFMGRHCEQKCPPGSYGYGCRQVCDCLNNSTCDHMTGTCYCNPGWKGARCDQAGVVVGSLNSLTSAAMQVDTYQIGAIAGIIVLVLLVLFLLLLFIIYRKKQKGKEPPMPAVTYTPAMRVTADYTITDAHPPTCEAHPSNYFSNPSYHTLTQCISPHVNTGPYGKAKNNQLFVNLKNVDQRKGASLTDHTGTLPADWKQGDCFNELGAYGIDRRYMGKSLRDLVKGTPYHASSCSLNSSENPYATIKDPPLLIAKSTECGYVEMKSPARRDSPYAEISSSSPINNPNVYEVEPTVSTILAPGESNSHFQFGQDPYDLPKNSHIPCHYDLLPARESPSSELKELDSE, encoded by the exons TTACTCAGTGACAGTGCAGGAGTCGTACGCCCATCCTTTTGATCAGATTTATTACACCAGCTGCACTGACATCCTAAACTGGTTCAAGTGCACCAGACACAG gGTGAGCTATCGGACAGCGTATCGTAGAGGAGAGAAAACCATGTACCGGAGAAAGTCCCAGTGCTGTCCAGGTTTCTATGAGAATGAAGAGATCTGTGCTC CTCATTGTGCAGAGAGCTGTGTCCATGGCCGTTGTATGGCACCCAACACCTGCCAGTGTGAACCAGGCTGGGGGGGCTCCAACTGCTCCAGCG CTTGTGACAGTAACCACTGGGGGCCCCACTGCAGTAACAGATGTCAGTGTCAGAACGGAGCACTATGTAACCCCATCACCGGAGCCTGTATCTGCACTCCTGGATACAGAGGTTGGCGCTGTGAGGCCCAGTGTGAAGTGGGCACCTATGGAAATGGATGCCAACAGAAATGTCAATGCCAGAATGGTGCTGCTTGTCACCATGTGACTGGAGAATGCAAGTGCTCACCAGGATATACCGGAGCATT CTGTGAAGACCTCTGTCCTCCAGGTAAACATGGGCAGCAGTGTGAGGAGAGATGTCCTTGTCAGAACGGAGGAGTGTGTCACCATGTGACTGGAGAGTGCTCCTGTCCTGCTGGATGGATG GGTACAGTGTGCGGCCAGCCATGTCCAGAGGGGAGATTTGGACAAAACTGTTCCCAGGAATGTCAGTGTCACAACAATGGCTTTTGTGTATTGTCTAATGGACAGTGTCTCTGCACCCCCGGATACACAGGAGAACG GTGCCAGGACGAGTGTCCAGTTGGTACTTATGGTGCTGGCTGTGCCAAGATGTGTCGCTGTAAGAACTACAGCAAGTGCTACCACACCAAcggaatgtgtctgtgtgagccAGGATACACAGGGGAGATCTGTGATGTCCGACTGTGCCCTGAAGCACACTACGGCCTCCAGTGTGATAAGAAGTGTCCATGCCATGCCCAGAACACTCTAAG CTGCCACCCAATGTCAGGAGAGTGTACATGTAAGCCTGGTTGGTCAGGTCTTTACTGCAACGAGACATGCACCCCAGGATTTTATGGCGAGTCCTGCCAGCAAGTGTGCCAGTGCCAGAATGGTGCCGACTGCCACAGTGTAACCGGAAAGTGTATCTGTGCTCCAGGCTTCACG GGTCACAACTGTTCAGTCCCCTGCCCTGCAGGGACATATGGAGTGAACTGCTCCACCAGCTGTAAGTGTAAGAACAGAGCTCAATGTTCTCCTGTGGACGGATCCTGCTCCTGTCAACCAG GATGGCATGGGGTGGACTGCTCCATCAACTGTCCCAGTGGTACCTGGGGTCTGAGCTGTAACCTCACCTGTATGTGTGGGAATGGAGGATCATGCAACGCCCTGGATGGTCACTGTACCTGTGCCCCCGGCTGGAGAGGAGCCAAGTGTGAACTCCACTGCCAG GACGGTACCTATGGTCTTGACTGTAAAGAACGCTGTGACTGCAGTCACGCTGATGGATGTCACCACTCTACAGGTCACTGCCGCTGTCTGGCTGGATGGACTG gtatcCACTGTGACAGTGTATGTGCAGAGGGCCACTGGGGTCCAAACTGCTCCCTCCCCTGCAACTGTAAGAATGGAGCTTCCTGCTCTCCAGATGAAGGAACCTGTGAATGTGCTCCAGGATACAGAGGCACCACCTGCCAGAGGA TCTGCTCTCCAGGTTACTTTGGTCACCGCTGCAGTCAGACCTGTCCACAGTGCGTCCACAGTAATGGACCATGTCACCACATTACAGGACAGTGTGATTGTCTGCCAGGCTTCAGGGGGGCTCTGTGCAACGAGG TGTGTCCCAGCAGTCGCTTTGGAAAGAActgtgtgtggagctgcagctgcaccaACAATGGTACCTGTAACCCCATCGATGGCTCCTGTCAATGTTACCCAGGGTGGATCGGCAGCGACTGCTCCCAGC cATGTCCTCCTGGTCAGTGGGGACCCAACTGCATCCACACATGTAACTGTCACAATGGAGCCTACTGCAGTGCTTATGATGGAGAATGCAAGTGCACCCCAGGATGGACCGGCCTCTACTGCACACAAC GCTGTCCTTTAGGTTTCTATGGGAAGGACTGTTCTCAGACCTGCCAGTGCAGGAATGGAGCCGACTGTGACCACATCTCCGGACAGTGCACCTGTCGCACTGGCTTCATGGGACGCCACTGTGAACAAA AGTGTCCTCCTGGGTCGTACGGTTACGGTTGCCGTCAGGTCTGTGACTGTCTCAATAACTCCACCTGTGATCATATGACTGGTACATGTTACTGCAACCCAGGCTGGAAGGGAGCTCGCTGTGACCAAG CTGGTGTGGTGGTAGGCAGCCTCAACAGTTTGACCAGTGCAGCTATGCAGGTGGACACCTACCAGATTGGAGCCATCGCAGGAATCATTGtcctggtgctgctggtgctcttcctcctgctcctcttcatcatctacAGGAAGAAACAGAAGGGCAAAGAACCCCCCATGCCAGCTGTGACCTACACCCCTGCTATGAGGGTCACTGCTGATTACACCATCACAG ATGCTCACCCACCAACATGTGAGGCTCACCCCAGCAACTACTTCTCCAACCCCAGCTACCATACTCTGACCCAGTGCATCAGCCCCCATGTTAACACTGGTCCATATGGAAAG GCCAAGAACAACCAGCTGTTTGTGAACTTGAAGAATGTGGATCAGAGAAAAGGGGCTTCTCTAACTGATCACACTGGCACACTGCCTgcagactggaaacaaggggacTGCTTCAATGAACTGG GAGCATATGGAATTGATAGGAGATACATGGGTAAATCATTACGAG ATCTGGTGAAGGGGACTCCCTATCATGCCAGTTCCTGTTCCCTCAACAGCTCTGAGAACCCATATGCCACAATAAAAGACCCTCCCCTACTTATAGCCAAAAGCACAGAGTGCGGCTATGTGGAAATGAAGTCACCAGCCAGACGGGATTCACCATATGCtgagatcagcagcagcagccccatCAATAACCCAAATGTCTATGAAGTCG